One Phalacrocorax aristotelis chromosome 10, bGulAri2.1, whole genome shotgun sequence genomic region harbors:
- the LOC142062927 gene encoding LOW QUALITY PROTEIN: urotensin-2 receptor-like (The sequence of the model RefSeq protein was modified relative to this genomic sequence to represent the inferred CDS: substituted 2 bases at 2 genomic stop codons), producing the protein MRAEGRTPLCLGCPFSTTRGEGKWLFQAALGDFLQNSSPGWLSAREDGAEHVRLGALRPQKCLHPAQHLSQSACDLLVTSFLGCVLATVCVAGVVGNIYTLGATTVPTKRTGSVXVXLVTLALAGLLSLPTVPFILTCTQHPRAYVVWDWCFGYLGCRIPFILHLLSMHVSIFILTPMSTERYLAIVRSLDTLLRLRDNQWAATCLGWLVAFLLALPTVILINPRASHHDRVTKRTCHPTWRMGTSKVYLTILYNTCILAPGITTCCLYTKLARTYWRSQWALVLIREETSQRPKQKVLCMIFSIVLTYWACFLPFWLWQLVSISWYKQGDWDGTTVISTNFLVTCLAYSCPNSLLYVLLSKNYSRYLWSWHQAAASLPTPRALLSPQPSPTSQGTLERMGAPRERGVPVLHAGVPSG; encoded by the coding sequence ATGAGGGCAGAGGGACGAACCCCCCTCTGCCTGGGCTGTCCCTTCTCCACCACACGCGGGGAAGGCAAATGGCTTTTCCAGGCAGCGTTGGGGGATTTCCTCCAGAACAGCTCCCCAGGGTGGCTCTCGGCAAGGGAGGATGGAGCCGAGCATGTGCGTCTTGGTGCCCTGCGACCCCAAAAATGCCTCCATCCAGCCCAACACCTCTCCCAAAGTGCCTGTGACCTCCTGGTCACCTCCTTCCTCGGCTGTGTCCTGGCCACCGTGTGCgtggctggggtggtgggaaaTATCTACACACTGGGGGCCACCACCGTCCCCACAAAACGCACAGGCTCCGTGTAGGTGTAACTCGTCACCTTGGCCCTGGCCGGTCTCCTGTCCTTACCCACCGTCCCCTTCATACTTACGTGCACGCAACATCCCCGTGCATACGTCGTGTGGGACTGGTGCTTCGGATACCTGGGCTGCAGGATCCCCTTCATCCTCCATCTCCTCAGCATGCATGTCAGCATCTTCATCCTCACCCCCATGAGCACTGAGCGCTATCTGGCCATCGTCAGGTCTCTGGACACCCTGCTCAGGTTGAGGGACAACCAGTGGGCAGCCACCTGCCTGGGGTGGCTGGTGGCCTTCCTCCTTGCCCTCCCCACCGTGATCCTCATCAACCCACGCGCCAGCCACCATGACAGGGTGACCAAGCGCACGTGCCACCCCACCTGGCGGATGGGGACCTCCAAGGTGTATCTCACCATCCTCTACAACACCTGCATCCTTGCCCCAGGCATCACCACCTGCTGCTTGTACACCAAGCTGGCCAGGACCTACTGGAGGTCCCAGTGGGCTCTTGTTCTCATCAGAGAGGAAACCAGCCAACGTCCCAAGCAGAAGGTCCTGTGTATGATTTTCAGCATCGTGCTCACTTACTGGGCTTGCTTCCTGCCCTTCTGGCTGTGGCAGCTCGTCAGCATCTCTTGGTACAAGCAGGGGGACTGGGATGGCACCACCGTCATCTCCACCAACTTCCTCGTGACCTGCCTGGCCTACAGCTGCCCCAACTCCCTCCTCTACGTGCTGCTCTCCAAAAATTACAGCAGGTACCTGTGGAGCTGGCACCAGGCTGCTGCGAGCCTGCCCACCCCCCgagccctgctgtccccccAGCCATCGCCCACCTCCCAGGGGACCCTGGAGAGGATGGGTGCTCCCCGTGAGAGGGGGGTGCCCGTGTTGCACGCCGGTGTGCCATCGGGTTAA